Proteins from one Nitrospirae bacterium YQR-1 genomic window:
- a CDS encoding response regulator, which produces MYKVLLIEDDETARKQLTKYVQKERFEVIQAENGRIGIELFQSENPQIVLTDLKMPDIDGMEVIHTVKRLCPETEVIVFTGYGEVDTAIAAIREGVLDYLKKPIDLDILSMALGRAKERIDMRQKELVSPHILLAEDEEVPRKRLKRVLEKENWKIFDVANGEEALSLFSQTKIDIALLDIKMPKMDGLEALHRMRALSDDFEAIIFTGYGDEQSAIQAMRDGAMSFLRKPVDLDQLIVSIEKAIEKLNSDRVLKYRTRELELARQIIAQITDEEEVIINIHKTIVEQAMSFAQRLLDSIPMSIMVIKKDLTLIYINKAMLDMIDYSPEKIDEKLLENMKKTGIKDISIKQISDSIDLLFMTPGRLETIKTGLYSFITLTLITIVGEVKENYVLMAVRGERA; this is translated from the coding sequence ATGTATAAAGTATTGTTAATAGAGGACGATGAAACAGCCAGGAAGCAATTAACAAAGTACGTTCAAAAAGAGCGCTTTGAGGTAATACAGGCGGAAAACGGGCGTATCGGAATAGAGCTTTTTCAGTCGGAGAACCCTCAAATAGTGTTAACTGACCTGAAAATGCCTGACATTGACGGCATGGAGGTAATCCATACAGTAAAGCGCCTTTGCCCTGAGACGGAGGTAATTGTCTTTACCGGCTACGGAGAGGTTGATACGGCCATTGCAGCTATTCGTGAAGGTGTTCTGGACTACTTGAAAAAACCGATAGACCTTGACATTTTAAGTATGGCTCTTGGGAGAGCAAAAGAAAGGATCGACATGAGACAAAAGGAACTAGTCTCGCCTCACATTCTTCTTGCCGAGGATGAGGAAGTGCCTCGTAAGCGGCTTAAGAGAGTATTGGAAAAGGAAAACTGGAAAATTTTCGATGTTGCAAACGGTGAGGAGGCACTAAGTCTCTTTTCACAGACAAAAATAGACATAGCCCTTTTAGATATCAAGATGCCTAAAATGGATGGTCTTGAGGCTCTGCATAGAATGAGAGCACTCAGTGATGATTTTGAGGCAATAATTTTTACCGGTTACGGTGATGAACAAAGTGCCATACAGGCAATGCGAGACGGAGCGATGAGTTTTCTGAGAAAACCGGTTGACCTTGACCAGTTGATAGTGTCAATAGAAAAGGCGATAGAAAAGCTCAACAGTGACAGAGTATTAAAATACCGCACCCGCGAACTTGAACTGGCCAGACAGATTATAGCCCAGATTACTGATGAGGAAGAGGTAATAATAAATATTCATAAAACCATTGTAGAGCAAGCTATGAGTTTTGCCCAAAGATTATTAGATTCCATTCCGATGTCTATCATGGTTATAAAAAAAGACCTTACATTGATTTATATAAACAAGGCAATGCTTGACATGATAGATTATAGCCCTGAGAAGATTGATGAAAAACTGCTTGAGAATATGAAAAAAACAGGTATAAAAGATATTTCCATCAAGCAGATATCTGATTCAATAGACCTTCTTTTTATGACACCCGGACGGCTGGAAACTATAAAAACCGGCTTATACTCATTCATAACCCTTACACTGATTACAATAGTCGGTGAGGTAAAAGAAAATTATGTTTTAATGGCTGTGCGTGGAGAGCGTGCGTAG
- a CDS encoding DUF177 domain-containing protein: protein MKVRVMDIPDEGMSLDIDMTVKMEGVETRGPVKGRIYLQRNGTEVMVSGHTGVLLGFQCGLCLTEFTSELSLDLNLLYCPQRALETEDSVELTRGEMDLCLYSGDEIDITALLQEQIILNISISAVCSDTCRGLCPGCGINLNTESCNCKRVHEQERFFKLKDLLTKVKTN, encoded by the coding sequence ATGAAAGTGCGAGTGATGGATATCCCCGATGAGGGGATGAGTCTTGATATAGATATGACTGTAAAGATGGAAGGAGTGGAGACGAGAGGCCCTGTAAAGGGGCGGATATATTTACAACGAAACGGCACAGAGGTAATGGTAAGCGGACATACGGGAGTGTTGTTAGGGTTTCAGTGCGGACTGTGTTTAACTGAATTTACAAGTGAGTTGTCACTTGACCTTAATTTGTTATACTGTCCGCAAAGGGCTCTGGAGACAGAGGACAGTGTTGAGCTTACCAGAGGCGAGATGGATTTGTGCCTCTATAGCGGCGATGAGATAGATATAACTGCACTGTTGCAGGAACAGATAATTCTCAATATTTCTATTAGTGCAGTATGCTCAGATACCTGCCGCGGGCTGTGCCCCGGTTGCGGAATAAACCTAAATACTGAGAGTTGTAATTGCAAAAGAGTACATGAACAGGAGCGTTTTTTTAAACTAAAAGATTTACTGACAAAAGTAAAAACAAATTAA
- a CDS encoding response regulator codes for MNSSAKTVLIVDDDKMLTNLLEKELLRGFFTVFTAADGKTALEKINTTNAGIILVDFNLPDITGIELIKKVKENKPDCEIIVITGFGTQDIAIQSLKHGAIDYIEKPINIEELFAALGRAQEKLTEKSTLSNKNTLLLIDDDELVVKRLRRFFEAEGYEVFTATSGLGGLEIIEFSKIDVVISDINMSDMDGIEVITTARKYYQDIEGIMVTGANDNEHAIRSLRAGAIDYLTKPVNLDELLFSVKKAIERIHLNRTRLYRNRELKISSEIISKMNEELERRIQERSSELNQMQMQLFQTSKLATLGEMSAGLAHEINQPLGGIALVAKSFRKLLEKGGLTEAEIESGLDDIEQSVKRMTKIIQHIRTFARQDTLKFIKVDVVDTIDAAFSLLDEQLRLHEIEVIKDFEPSLPSIIGEPYQLEQVWINLITNARDAMDEKDRLIYAKIIEASEYIKHLNVSVKYNTETASVVVVVADNGMGMSPSVRERVLEPFFTTKEVGQATGLGLSISYGIIKNHKGTIEIESSEHDHTTIKVFFPAVGQDV; via the coding sequence ATGAATTCCAGCGCAAAAACTGTTCTTATTGTTGATGACGATAAGATGCTTACCAATCTGTTGGAGAAAGAGTTGTTAAGAGGTTTTTTTACAGTTTTCACTGCAGCAGACGGTAAAACCGCCCTTGAGAAAATAAATACAACAAATGCCGGCATTATTCTTGTTGATTTTAATCTTCCCGATATTACCGGAATTGAGCTTATCAAAAAAGTTAAAGAAAATAAACCGGATTGTGAAATAATAGTAATTACAGGTTTTGGGACTCAGGATATAGCCATTCAGTCGTTAAAGCACGGTGCTATAGATTATATAGAAAAGCCTATAAATATTGAGGAGCTTTTTGCGGCACTGGGAAGGGCGCAGGAGAAGCTTACAGAAAAAAGCACCCTCTCCAACAAGAACACTCTCTTACTGATTGATGATGATGAGCTGGTTGTAAAGAGGTTGAGGAGGTTTTTTGAGGCGGAAGGGTATGAGGTTTTTACTGCTACAAGCGGATTGGGCGGATTGGAGATAATAGAATTCAGTAAAATAGACGTTGTCATTTCAGATATAAACATGAGTGATATGGACGGCATAGAGGTGATAACCACGGCAAGAAAATACTATCAGGACATCGAGGGTATTATGGTAACCGGTGCTAATGATAATGAACATGCCATCAGGTCACTTCGTGCCGGGGCCATAGATTATTTAACTAAGCCCGTCAATCTCGACGAATTGCTTTTCTCTGTTAAGAAAGCCATAGAGAGAATACATCTCAACAGAACCCGGTTATACAGAAACAGGGAGCTGAAGATATCCTCGGAAATTATCTCCAAGATGAATGAGGAACTGGAAAGACGGATACAGGAAAGATCCAGTGAGCTTAACCAAATGCAGATGCAGCTTTTTCAAACATCAAAACTTGCCACCCTTGGTGAGATGTCAGCCGGGCTGGCACACGAAATTAACCAACCGCTGGGTGGCATAGCTTTGGTTGCCAAGAGTTTTCGCAAACTGCTGGAAAAAGGCGGCTTGACAGAGGCCGAAATTGAATCCGGCCTTGATGACATAGAGCAGTCGGTAAAAAGAATGACAAAGATAATTCAACATATCAGAACTTTTGCCAGACAAGACACCTTAAAATTTATAAAAGTAGATGTTGTTGATACAATTGATGCGGCGTTCAGCCTTTTGGATGAGCAGTTACGCCTTCATGAGATAGAGGTAATAAAAGACTTTGAGCCTTCCCTTCCCTCAATTATCGGAGAGCCTTACCAGCTTGAGCAGGTGTGGATAAATCTTATCACTAACGCAAGAGATGCGATGGATGAAAAGGACAGGTTGATATATGCTAAAATTATTGAAGCCTCCGAGTACATTAAACACCTTAATGTTTCCGTTAAATATAATACCGAAACGGCTTCTGTTGTTGTCGTCGTTGCCGATAATGGGATGGGGATGTCTCCAAGTGTGAGAGAACGTGTGCTTGAACCGTTTTTTACAACAAAAGAAGTCGGGCAGGCAACAGGGCTGGGTCTTTCAATAAGTTACGGCATTATAAAAAATCATAAAGGTACAATTGAAATTGAAAGTTCAGAACATGACCACACAACAATAAAAGTATTTTTCCCTGCGGTCGGGCAGGACGTTTAG
- a CDS encoding ABC transporter ATP-binding protein: MVTISDLTKSFQTDAGVLEVLKGIHMEIADGEVISIMGASGAGKSTLLHIMGTLDRPTSGSIVFNGQDVFNLDDKKLASFRNNTIGFIFQFHNLLQEFNTLENTIMPALISGQNRALVTEKAIDLLGGLGLKERLHHRPAELSGGEQQRVAVARALILDPLVVLADEPTGNLDTKTGEHLIELLLKMNQDKATTFIIVTHNETFAKKTKKIYHMEDGRLLD; this comes from the coding sequence ATGGTTACAATATCTGACCTTACAAAATCCTTTCAAACCGATGCAGGGGTGCTTGAGGTTTTAAAAGGGATTCACATGGAGATTGCTGACGGCGAGGTGATTTCCATAATGGGAGCCTCAGGAGCCGGCAAAAGCACCCTCCTTCACATAATGGGCACGCTGGACAGGCCAACCTCAGGCTCAATCGTCTTTAACGGGCAGGATGTGTTCAATCTTGACGATAAAAAACTGGCCTCATTCAGAAATAACACTATAGGATTCATCTTTCAGTTTCACAACCTTTTGCAGGAGTTTAACACGCTTGAAAACACGATAATGCCTGCACTCATCTCCGGTCAAAACAGGGCGCTTGTTACAGAAAAGGCAATTGATTTATTAGGCGGCCTAGGGCTGAAAGAACGTTTGCATCACAGACCGGCTGAGCTTTCAGGCGGTGAGCAGCAACGGGTTGCCGTAGCACGAGCATTAATTTTAGACCCTCTGGTGGTTCTTGCCGATGAACCAACGGGTAATCTCGACACTAAAACAGGTGAACATCTGATAGAGCTTCTGCTTAAAATGAATCAGGACAAGGCAACTACATTTATAATCGTCACTCACAACGAGACTTTCGCCAAAAAAACTAAAAAAATTTATCACATGGAAGATGGACGGTTGCTGGACTAG
- the lysS gene encoding lysine--tRNA ligase, whose protein sequence is MEEINELIEQRKKKLYELRSLGADPFNERFDPKDSARDLAAKYEVKTHDDFEAQRINCSVAGRIVAIRNFGKASFSHLQDGSGEKIQLYFAKNILFDKYQIFKKTDIGDILGVTGRIFKTKTGELTIEVEDFKILSKSLRPLPEKWHGLKDVEIRYRQRYVDLIVNPDVRKTFAIRSRLVKAIRDFLESRGFIEVETPMMHPIPGGAAAKPFKTHHNALSTDLYLRIAPELYLKRLLVGGYERIFEINKNFRNEGISTKHNPEFTMLEFYAAYKDYNFLMSFTEEMFSYVLNKVVGAQRLNYGDVELDFTPPWKQLSFFDSLIESGVPEGVLKDAGKAMDWGRKAGMDIPSGASYTNIIDEIFKVKVEPELVQPTFITDYPVEISPLAKRRPDKPELTERFELFIMGREIANAFSELNDPIDQRQRFTEQVRAKDKGDEEAHWMDEDFLRALEYGMPPAAGEGIGIDRFAMLVTNSHSIRDVILFPLLKPEK, encoded by the coding sequence ATGGAAGAAATAAACGAACTGATAGAGCAGAGAAAGAAAAAACTATATGAGCTTCGCTCCCTTGGGGCTGACCCATTCAATGAAAGATTTGATCCAAAGGACTCGGCAAGAGATTTAGCGGCAAAGTATGAAGTAAAAACACATGATGACTTTGAGGCACAGCGTATTAACTGTAGTGTGGCAGGCAGGATTGTAGCAATAAGAAACTTCGGTAAGGCCTCGTTTTCTCACTTACAGGACGGCTCCGGCGAAAAGATTCAACTGTATTTTGCTAAAAATATTTTATTCGATAAATACCAGATATTTAAGAAAACAGATATCGGGGATATTTTAGGAGTCACTGGAAGGATTTTTAAAACCAAGACCGGTGAGCTGACTATAGAGGTGGAAGATTTTAAAATTCTTTCTAAATCGTTGCGCCCATTGCCGGAGAAATGGCATGGGCTGAAGGATGTTGAGATTCGCTACAGGCAGAGGTACGTTGATTTAATAGTTAATCCGGATGTGCGTAAAACCTTTGCCATTCGTAGTAGATTAGTGAAAGCTATACGTGATTTTCTTGAAAGCCGCGGTTTTATTGAGGTAGAGACCCCCATGATGCACCCTATACCCGGAGGGGCTGCTGCAAAACCGTTTAAAACCCATCATAACGCTCTCTCAACGGATTTATATCTGAGAATCGCCCCTGAGTTATATCTAAAAAGACTCCTTGTCGGCGGGTATGAGAGAATATTTGAAATTAATAAAAACTTCAGAAACGAGGGAATCTCTACAAAACACAATCCTGAATTTACCATGCTGGAGTTTTACGCGGCATACAAGGACTATAATTTCCTTATGTCTTTTACCGAGGAGATGTTTTCATATGTGTTAAACAAGGTGGTTGGAGCACAGAGGCTTAATTACGGCGATGTAGAGCTTGATTTTACGCCACCGTGGAAACAGCTGTCTTTTTTTGATTCACTAATAGAAAGTGGGGTTCCTGAGGGGGTACTCAAAGATGCCGGTAAGGCAATGGATTGGGGCAGGAAAGCGGGCATGGATATTCCATCTGGAGCGTCATACACAAATATAATAGATGAGATATTTAAGGTAAAGGTGGAGCCGGAGTTAGTTCAGCCGACTTTTATTACCGATTATCCTGTTGAGATATCCCCGCTGGCTAAGAGACGCCCTGATAAGCCGGAGTTGACAGAGCGTTTTGAGCTTTTTATTATGGGACGTGAAATAGCCAATGCCTTTTCAGAGCTAAATGACCCGATTGATCAAAGACAGAGATTTACGGAGCAGGTAAGGGCAAAAGATAAGGGGGATGAGGAGGCGCACTGGATGGATGAAGACTTCTTACGTGCACTGGAATACGGCATGCCGCCTGCCGCCGGCGAGGGCATAGGTATTGACCGCTTTGCCATGCTGGTAACTAATTCCCACTCCATACGGGATGTTATCCTGTTTCCTTTGCTCAAACCAGAGAAGTGA
- the rpmF gene encoding 50S ribosomal protein L32, which translates to MANPTSRHSKSRRDKRRANWKGKAPALILCPDCKAVKVPHRVCMSCGKYNGKSILAVKEKE; encoded by the coding sequence ATGGCAAATCCTACATCGCGACATTCCAAATCAAGAAGGGACAAAAGAAGAGCTAACTGGAAGGGTAAAGCTCCGGCGCTGATACTGTGCCCTGATTGTAAGGCGGTAAAAGTTCCACACCGTGTATGCATGAGCTGCGGGAAGTACAACGGCAAAAGCATCCTGGCAGTAAAAGAAAAAGAATAA
- a CDS encoding lipoprotein-releasing ABC transporter permease subunit, which yields MKLPYYFTIALRYLKSKKKHKSVSFNTVISIGGVALGVMALIIVLSVMSGFHEDLQRKILGVNTHLLVLSHEGKIPMYEELAAKIRTYPNVVATAPFVLGQVMVAQGKRAQGVYLRGVIPELEKDVTDLRKYVKNGSIDALNTTENGIVIGTELAGNLGVTDGDFVNIISPIGDIGPLGMVPKARKFQVVAVFEIGMFEYDSSLAITNMLAAQNFFGQGDTASGVQIKLDDIYKAAEVREKLNTTLGYPYRARDWMQMNRNLFSALKLEKFAMFVILTLIVIVAAFNIISTLIMNVMEKEREIAILKAMGATNSGIMAIFMFQGFLVGAIGTLIGVTAGAVTCYLLDSYELIKLPPDVYYLSHLPVKWKLWDFVLVSASALSISFLSTIYPAWQAAKLDPIEPLRFK from the coding sequence GTGAAACTCCCTTATTATTTTACTATAGCGCTTAGATACCTTAAGTCTAAGAAAAAACATAAGAGTGTTTCTTTTAACACGGTTATATCCATCGGCGGTGTGGCCCTTGGCGTTATGGCATTAATTATAGTGCTCTCGGTAATGAGCGGATTCCATGAGGACCTGCAGCGGAAAATCCTTGGAGTTAACACCCATCTGCTGGTACTAAGCCATGAGGGCAAAATCCCCATGTATGAGGAGTTGGCGGCAAAGATAAGGACATACCCTAATGTTGTAGCCACGGCTCCGTTTGTGCTAGGCCAGGTGATGGTAGCACAGGGGAAGCGTGCTCAGGGGGTGTACTTGAGAGGGGTTATTCCTGAGCTTGAAAAAGACGTAACGGATTTAAGGAAATATGTTAAAAACGGCTCAATTGATGCTCTTAACACTACAGAAAACGGTATTGTGATAGGCACTGAACTTGCAGGAAATCTGGGTGTAACAGACGGGGACTTTGTAAACATCATATCTCCAATAGGGGATATAGGCCCGTTGGGGATGGTGCCAAAGGCAAGGAAATTTCAGGTAGTGGCTGTTTTTGAGATTGGAATGTTTGAGTATGATTCAAGCCTTGCGATAACAAACATGTTGGCGGCACAGAATTTTTTTGGTCAAGGAGATACGGCAAGCGGCGTACAAATTAAACTGGATGATATATACAAGGCGGCAGAGGTACGTGAGAAGTTAAATACAACACTGGGGTATCCGTACAGGGCACGGGACTGGATGCAGATGAACAGGAATCTGTTTTCGGCACTTAAGCTTGAGAAATTTGCCATGTTTGTTATTTTAACCCTGATAGTGATAGTGGCAGCGTTTAACATAATATCCACCCTTATTATGAATGTGATGGAAAAGGAGCGTGAGATAGCAATTTTGAAAGCCATGGGAGCAACGAATTCCGGCATTATGGCGATTTTCATGTTTCAGGGTTTTCTTGTCGGCGCAATCGGCACGCTTATCGGAGTGACGGCAGGAGCTGTAACCTGCTATCTGCTGGATTCCTATGAATTAATTAAACTTCCTCCTGATGTTTATTACTTGAGCCACTTGCCGGTTAAGTGGAAATTGTGGGATTTTGTGCTGGTATCCGCATCTGCGTTAAGCATTAGTTTTCTGTCAACAATTTATCCGGCGTGGCAGGCGGCCAAATTAGACCCTATCGAACCGCTGAGGTTTAAATAA
- a CDS encoding ketoacyl-ACP synthase III — protein sequence MLKARIISTGSYLPEKILTNNDLEKMVETSDSWIVERTGIRQRRVAAQHETASDMAYEASKLALERAGLTADTLDLIIVATISGDMQIPATACYVQKMLGAATAAAFDVNAACSGFIFGLSTANAYIKAGLYKRILLIGSEVLTKFTDWQDRNTCVLFGDGAGAVILEAHEGDNGVLSVDIHSDGALSDILLLPGGGSKHPTSAQTINDRLHYIKMKGNETFKVAVRTLEKLVVDALEKNGVDPKDLALLIPHQANLRIISATASRLGLGLDRVMINLDRYGNTSAASIPIALDEAVLTGRIKDGDYILLEAFGGGLTWASALVKW from the coding sequence TTGCTTAAAGCAAGAATAATCTCAACAGGTTCTTATCTGCCTGAAAAAATTCTGACTAACAATGACCTCGAAAAAATGGTTGAGACCTCAGACAGTTGGATAGTGGAGCGAACCGGAATAAGGCAACGCAGAGTTGCAGCGCAACACGAGACGGCATCAGATATGGCCTATGAGGCGTCGAAGCTTGCTCTTGAGCGTGCCGGTCTTACTGCAGACACTCTTGATTTGATAATTGTAGCAACAATTTCCGGTGATATGCAGATACCTGCCACGGCATGTTATGTTCAGAAAATGCTTGGGGCCGCCACTGCCGCAGCATTTGACGTAAATGCCGCATGCTCCGGTTTTATCTTTGGGCTTTCAACCGCTAATGCCTATATAAAGGCCGGTTTATACAAGAGAATTCTTCTGATCGGCTCAGAGGTCTTGACAAAGTTTACAGACTGGCAGGACAGAAACACCTGTGTTTTATTTGGTGACGGAGCGGGAGCGGTTATTCTTGAGGCACACGAGGGTGACAACGGAGTGCTCTCAGTTGACATCCACTCAGACGGTGCGCTGTCGGATATTTTACTTTTGCCGGGAGGCGGTTCCAAGCACCCGACCTCCGCTCAAACCATAAATGACAGGCTTCATTACATAAAAATGAAGGGAAACGAGACATTTAAGGTAGCAGTCAGAACACTTGAAAAACTCGTTGTTGACGCCCTTGAAAAAAACGGTGTTGATCCAAAAGACTTAGCACTGCTTATTCCCCATCAGGCAAATCTCAGAATTATATCTGCAACAGCCAGCCGCCTTGGCCTTGGTCTTGACAGAGTCATGATAAATCTTGACAGATACGGCAACACCTCAGCCGCCTCAATTCCTATCGCTCTCGATGAGGCGGTACTAACCGGACGCATAAAAGACGGTGATTATATACTCCTTGAGGCATTCGGCGGCGGCCTCACATGGGCGTCCGCTTTAGTTAAATGGTAA
- a CDS encoding B12-binding domain-containing radical SAM protein: protein MAEKRFYILYPPITKMERYSSKVGSVGGEQIPLGIYYIASYLRENSYEVAVTDAEALKLTEDDIIREIRDFAPSFVGISSTTVAFHRALTVAKLIKETFPGIITILGGPHVTSNLQHAMSFDAFDYGVCGEGEATALELLNALSEGKSIEGINGISYRAKNGEIISTGRREYIDNLDTLPYPAFDLIADINLYKPPPSNYKTLPVVNIITSRGCPSGCTFCDKNIFGRMYRKRSAQNVFDEIHYLWEKYRIREIAFVDDTFLVNKQRIYDLFNLIKATGLFFHWTCMARINNVDFEFLKFLKDNGCWNIAFGIESGDEEILKVIKKDISLEKTRQVIGWCHKLGIKTKGFFIIGHPLETIQTMNKTIEFALSIPIDAVVVTINTPIPGSPQYAEAHKYGSLDTADWSQFNYWRPVFVPAGLTKEILLEKQKEMYTRFYMRPHILFEYFKSLFGRGGIKRLKAILPSFYLLIQSKFKRTYTK from the coding sequence ATGGCTGAAAAAAGATTTTACATACTCTATCCACCCATAACGAAGATGGAGAGGTATTCCTCTAAGGTGGGCAGTGTAGGGGGAGAGCAAATCCCCCTTGGGATATACTACATAGCCTCATACCTGCGTGAAAACAGCTATGAGGTCGCCGTAACCGACGCTGAGGCACTTAAACTTACCGAGGATGATATCATCAGGGAAATCAGGGACTTTGCTCCCTCCTTTGTAGGAATAAGCTCAACAACGGTAGCCTTTCACAGGGCATTAACGGTGGCAAAACTTATAAAGGAAACTTTTCCCGGCATAATTACAATATTAGGCGGCCCTCATGTTACCTCAAATCTGCAGCATGCCATGTCTTTCGACGCCTTTGACTATGGAGTCTGCGGCGAGGGTGAGGCAACAGCTCTTGAGCTGTTAAACGCCCTGTCAGAGGGAAAATCTATAGAGGGCATTAATGGCATATCGTATCGCGCCAAAAACGGAGAAATTATCAGCACAGGCCGGCGTGAGTACATCGACAACCTTGATACCCTGCCATACCCTGCATTTGATCTGATTGCCGACATTAATCTCTATAAGCCGCCGCCTTCAAATTATAAAACCCTGCCCGTGGTAAATATAATCACATCACGGGGCTGCCCAAGCGGCTGCACATTTTGTGATAAAAACATATTCGGCAGAATGTACAGAAAACGCTCGGCTCAAAACGTTTTTGACGAAATTCATTACCTGTGGGAAAAGTACCGGATACGGGAGATTGCCTTTGTTGATGATACTTTTTTAGTCAATAAGCAGCGCATTTACGACTTGTTTAACTTAATAAAAGCCACCGGATTGTTTTTTCACTGGACGTGTATGGCAAGAATAAATAACGTGGATTTTGAATTTTTGAAGTTTCTGAAAGACAACGGCTGCTGGAACATTGCCTTTGGCATAGAATCCGGAGATGAGGAAATATTAAAGGTGATAAAAAAAGACATATCACTGGAGAAAACCCGGCAGGTAATCGGCTGGTGTCATAAGCTTGGTATCAAAACCAAAGGGTTTTTCATAATAGGCCACCCGCTTGAGACTATTCAAACAATGAACAAGACAATAGAGTTTGCCCTGAGCATTCCTATAGATGCGGTAGTTGTGACAATAAACACTCCTATACCGGGCTCACCCCAGTACGCAGAGGCGCACAAGTACGGCTCTCTTGATACAGCGGACTGGTCACAGTTTAATTACTGGCGTCCGGTTTTTGTCCCCGCCGGATTAACAAAGGAAATCCTGCTGGAAAAACAAAAGGAAATGTACACACGGTTTTATATGAGGCCGCATATCTTGTTTGAATACTTCAAAAGCCTCTTTGGCAGAGGCGGCATTAAACGCCTTAAGGCTATTTTACCGTCGTTTTACCTGCTGATTCAGAGTAAATTCAAGAGGACTTATACTAAGTAG
- the plsX gene encoding phosphate acyltransferase PlsX, translating into MKIALDAMGGDNAPGINVDGAVEAVNELPEIGIILVGQADVLEKHLAKKKYRSGAIEIRHASEVVGMDESTAFALRKKRNSSIRVAIELVKSGEAHAALSAGHSGVAMATSLTILKKAPGVDRPAIAVLMPRIKGRFLLIDAGANVDCKPINLLQFALMGSAYYKLVYHVEEPKVALLSIGEEDTKGNELTKEAFKLLKSANIHFIGNIEGKDIFKGLADVIVCDGFIGNTVLKVSEGLAEAVIQILRNEISNLTLGKLGFLCLRPAFRNFKKHTDYDESGGAPLLGINGTCVICHGRSTAKAIKNALNMTYQLALQDINKIISYEIASNNSEKTDVEGM; encoded by the coding sequence ATGAAAATAGCCCTAGATGCAATGGGGGGAGATAATGCTCCCGGAATAAATGTTGACGGAGCGGTGGAGGCTGTAAACGAGCTGCCGGAAATAGGGATTATCCTTGTCGGGCAAGCAGATGTTTTAGAGAAACACCTTGCCAAGAAGAAATACCGCAGCGGAGCCATCGAAATAAGACACGCCTCAGAGGTGGTTGGTATGGATGAATCCACTGCGTTTGCGCTGAGAAAAAAGAGGAACTCATCTATAAGAGTTGCGATTGAATTAGTAAAATCCGGTGAGGCGCATGCCGCCTTAAGCGCAGGGCATTCCGGTGTTGCCATGGCAACCTCACTGACAATTCTTAAGAAAGCCCCTGGTGTGGACAGGCCGGCAATAGCTGTGCTAATGCCAAGAATTAAAGGACGTTTTCTACTTATTGATGCCGGCGCCAATGTTGACTGTAAGCCAATTAATTTACTTCAGTTTGCACTTATGGGAAGTGCCTATTATAAGTTAGTCTATCACGTTGAAGAGCCTAAGGTTGCTCTTCTTAGCATAGGGGAGGAAGACACAAAGGGCAATGAGCTGACCAAGGAGGCTTTTAAGTTATTAAAATCGGCAAATATCCACTTTATAGGAAACATTGAGGGTAAGGATATTTTTAAGGGTCTTGCCGATGTGATTGTTTGTGATGGTTTTATCGGCAACACGGTATTAAAAGTGAGCGAGGGGCTGGCAGAGGCCGTCATTCAAATATTGAGAAATGAAATATCCAATCTAACCCTTGGCAAGCTGGGTTTCTTGTGTCTGAGGCCGGCATTTAGAAATTTTAAAAAACACACAGACTATGACGAGAGCGGAGGCGCTCCACTTTTAGGAATAAACGGCACATGTGTTATTTGTCACGGAAGATCTACTGCAAAAGCCATAAAGAATGCGTTGAATATGACATATCAACTAGCACTGCAGGATATAAATAAAATAATATCCTATGAAATAGCCTCTAATAACTCAGAAAAAACTGATGTAGAAGGGATGTAA